In the Acropora muricata isolate sample 2 chromosome 10, ASM3666990v1, whole genome shotgun sequence genome, one interval contains:
- the LOC136887614 gene encoding uncharacterized protein has translation MCYSCFETTKYSCIKCANAICNRCSEFESDEETPGWIAGKAVGYCVPCKQEVHVSNEVKTNRKRSREAAKPVGAMAGIAEQESLQLSNESDREENENGDEEDEEDFSSEQAEERMRKDGKRTKKAGRKAKWNQTVLNDAVDIIIGSDYYKTKLIFTNVKTQKNGQIYAAILDQLKVRCKARNENIQFTVPQLRSKFKKLISECKRVALTIKTASGIKRFQEERGYGAWFNQLFEVVKTRDSCSPELAIEPSASKEKNNQMTENEGIVDEHKNSSVGEFVPVKSVPTKRQKKEDPLVEAIHLMRTAIENDPTKELIKFLKSDLEKSREHELKLYQMLLTHSNPSPQPQYANHHGDYVASSVVNQGPSVSSHQFAPQCDYVYASWDGNHNSFHPIPSSVAPSPSLSPNSSHTRSSLFSLREGSESSFYHSM, from the exons atgtgctactcttgcttcgagACAACCAAATATTCCTGCATAAAGTGTGCTAACGCCATCTGCAATCGTTGTTCGGAGTTTGAATCAGACGAAgaaactccaggctggatagcgggaaAGGCAGTGGGATATTGTGTCCCTTGCAAACAAGAAGTGCACGTGAGCaacgaagtaaaaacaaatagAAAACGAAGCAGAGAAGCTGcgaaacctgtgggagctatggcGGG CATTGCAGAACAGGAGTCATTACAGTTGTCCAATGAGAGTGATagggaagaaaatgaaaatggggatgaagaagatgaagaggaCTTTAGTTCTGAGCAAGCAGAAGAGAGAATGAGAAAAGATggcaaaagaacaaagaaagcAGGCAGGAAAGCAAAGTGGAATCAGACAGTGTTAAATGATGCTGTAGATATTATAATAGGCAGtgattattacaaaacaaaactaattttTACCAATGTCAAGACCCAAAAAAATGGGCAGATTTATGCTGCCATACTTGATCAACTAAAGGTCAGATGTAAGGCAAGGAATGAAAACATTCAGTTTACTGTGCCACAACTTAGATCAAAATTCAAGAAGCTTATCTCTGAATGTAAACGTGTAGCTTTGACTATAAAAACAGCAAGTGGTATAAAACGATTTCAAGAAGAGAGGGGTTATGGTGCATGGTTTAATCAGTTATTTGAAGTAGTGAAAACACGTGACTCCTGTTCACCTGAACTGGCAATAGAGCCATCAGcatcaaaagagaaaaacaaccaGATGACAGAAAATGAAGGCATTGTGGATGAACACAAAAACAGCTCTGTTGGAGAATTTGTTCCAGTAAAATCAGTTCCAACAAAGAGGCAGAAAAAAGAAGACCCACTTGTTGAAGCCATTCACCTTATGAGAACTGCTATTGAGAATGACCCTACAAAAGAGCTCATTAAATTCTTAAAGTCAGATCTAGAGAAATCCAGAGAGCATGAACTCAAACTTTACCAGATGCTACTAACACATTCTAACCCTTCCCCACAACCACAATATGCAAATCATCATGGGGATTATGTTGCTTCAAGTGTTGTAAACCAGGGTCCATCTGTTTCCTCACATCAGTTTGCTCCTCAATGTGATTACGTGTATGCCTCATGGGATGGAAACCACAATTCATTTCATCCAATACCCTCTAGTGTGGCACCTTCTCCTTCGCTTTCACCAAATTCAAGTCACACAAGAAGCTCTCTGTTTAGTTTGAGAGAAGGGAGTGAGAGCTCTTTTTATCATTCAATGTGA
- the LOC136931929 gene encoding uncharacterized protein: protein MIWTNYSDARFKKTFRVSRATFQFILQRIRHVLDRDTVTEEPISAECRLAICLYRLARGDYYYTIAEMTGLGVSTVCTIVNEVTRAIVNNLWDECVGQQLPKREEHFKEKILDMEEHWQFCCCWSAIDGCHLPIKCPPGSFAAKEYHNFKNFYSIVLIAMVDANYRFVWGSCGFPGNSHDAIIFQSTQLYSDIKESNFIPQISKEVNGVQVPPIVLGDSAFPLLLWLMKPYTNAAPTPKQYYFNYRLSRARMVTEGAFGRLKGRWRILLRKCESKTSELTVAALACMVLHNICIDREDTLPRKLDLTIDPTSNKRRSRAKIRELLQMRECEKIRDTSHQGILVRDALAEKLWLEKETGFIA from the coding sequence ATGATCTGGACCAATTATTCCGATGCACGCTTTAAAAAAACCTTCAGAGTCTCACGTGCAACATTTCAGTTTATATTGCAACGCATTAGACATGTCCTGGATCGAGATACTGTGACTGAAGAGCCAATATCAGCCGAATGCAGGTTGGCAATTTGCCTTTATCGTCTAGCCAGAGGCGACTACTATTATACCATAGCCGAGATGACAGGGCTCGGAGTATCAACGGTATGTACCATAGTTAATGAAGTCACACGAGCAATAGTGAACAATTTATGGGACGAATGTGTTGGACAGCAATTACCAAAACGTGAGGAACATTTTAAGGAGAAGATACTTGATATGGAGGAGCACTGgcaattttgttgttgttggtctGCCATTGATGGATGCCATTTACCCATCAAATGTCCACCTGGAAGCTTTGCAGCTAAGGAATATCAcaacttcaaaaacttttaTTCCATAGTTCTAATCGCAATGGTTGATGCCAACTACCGGTTTGTTTGGGGATCGTGTGGCTTTCCTGGGAATTCCCACGATGCCATTATATTTCAATCAACACAGCTTTATTCAGACATAAAAGAATCCAACTTTATTCCTCAGATCAGTAAGGAAGTCAATGGAGTTCAAGTACCTCCAATTGTACTTGGTGACTCTGCTTTTCCTTTGTTGCTGTGGCTCATGAAGCCCTATACAAATGCTGCCCCAACCCCTAAACAATACTACTTTAATTACAGACTGAGTCGGGCAAGAATGGTCACTGAAGGGGCATTTGGGCGGTTAAAGGGCAGATGGCGTATACTGTTGAGAAAATGTGAAAGTAAAACAAGTGAACTGACAGTCGCAGCTCTTGCATGTATGGTTCTTCACAATATCTGTATAGATCGTGAGGATACCTTGCCAAGGAAATTGGATTTAACCATTGACCCAACCAGCAATAAGAGAAGAAGTCGGGCTAAGATTCGAGAACTGCTGCAAATGAGAGAATGTGAGAAGATCAGAGACACCTCCCATCAGGGGATACTTGTTCGTGATGCTCTTGCTGAGAAATTGTGGTTGGAGAAAGAAACTGGTTTCATCGcttga